One segment of Aulosira sp. FACHB-615 DNA contains the following:
- a CDS encoding BCD family MFS transporter has translation MTSGEVFDSETKYPVAPRVNLPTMFRLGLFQMGLSMMSILTLGVLNRVMIQEIAIPATLVALVLALPAFVSPSRIWFGQISDAKPLWGYHRTAYVWVGAAIFAIAAFLAVQVMWQLNNAASISGGWTWTTDTIGWTALLSLIFAIYGLAICASGTAFAALLVDVSEEDNRSKVVGVVWSMLMVGIIVGAIISSSLLRQLTPEATPETLQASINRLFTIVPAIVFGLAIAATFGVEKKYSQYSSRSTLVNREDSITLNAAWKILTASPQTGLFFTFLVVMTLCLFMQDPILEPYAGQVFKMPLAESTKLNIYYGMGLLVAYAVAGFLIVPRLGKRRSARLGCMLVALCAALLGISGFTANVAFLKFGLVLFGLATGFLTTAAISLMLDLTAAEAAGTFIGAWGLAQSISRGLAVVIGGTLLDIGRRTLPSLELAYGLVFALEAVGMVLSIGFLNRVNITEFQTSTKQAIASVLESDLD, from the coding sequence ATGACAAGCGGTGAAGTATTTGATAGTGAAACAAAATACCCAGTTGCGCCAAGGGTCAATTTGCCGACTATGTTTCGGCTTGGCTTGTTTCAAATGGGCTTGAGTATGATGTCTATCTTGACTCTGGGTGTACTCAACAGGGTGATGATTCAAGAAATAGCGATTCCGGCGACGTTGGTGGCGTTGGTGCTGGCTTTACCTGCGTTTGTGTCGCCTTCGCGGATTTGGTTTGGTCAGATATCGGATGCGAAACCGTTGTGGGGTTATCACCGGACAGCTTATGTATGGGTGGGGGCGGCGATATTTGCGATCGCGGCTTTTTTAGCGGTACAAGTAATGTGGCAGTTAAATAATGCTGCGAGTATTTCTGGTGGCTGGACTTGGACAACTGACACTATCGGCTGGACTGCGCTGCTATCTTTAATTTTTGCAATTTACGGTTTGGCAATTTGCGCTAGTGGTACAGCTTTCGCGGCTTTATTGGTGGATGTGTCGGAAGAAGATAACCGTTCTAAAGTCGTGGGTGTAGTTTGGTCAATGCTGATGGTGGGAATCATTGTCGGCGCAATTATTAGTTCTAGCTTACTCAGGCAATTAACTCCAGAAGCAACTCCAGAAACATTACAGGCATCAATCAACCGATTATTTACAATTGTGCCAGCGATTGTCTTTGGATTGGCGATCGCAGCCACATTCGGTGTTGAAAAAAAATACTCCCAATATTCCAGCCGTTCTACACTAGTCAACCGCGAAGACAGCATTACCCTAAATGCAGCGTGGAAAATCTTAACAGCCAGTCCCCAAACAGGTTTGTTTTTCACCTTTTTGGTGGTGATGACGCTGTGCTTGTTTATGCAAGACCCAATTTTAGAACCTTATGCCGGTCAGGTGTTTAAAATGCCGTTGGCGGAAAGCACCAAATTGAATATTTATTACGGTATGGGTTTGCTAGTTGCTTATGCTGTGGCTGGATTTTTGATTGTGCCACGTTTGGGTAAACGCCGCAGCGCCAGGTTAGGTTGTATGTTGGTGGCTTTATGTGCCGCATTATTGGGAATTTCGGGATTTACCGCCAATGTAGCTTTCTTAAAATTTGGGTTGGTGTTGTTTGGTTTAGCGACTGGTTTCTTAACTACAGCAGCAATTAGCTTGATGTTGGATTTGACCGCCGCCGAAGCCGCCGGGACGTTTATTGGTGCGTGGGGACTGGCGCAGTCGATTTCTAGGGGTCTTGCTGTGGTGATTGGCGGTACACTTTTGGATATTGGTCGGAGAACTTTGCCCAGTTTAGAATTAGCTTATGGGCTAGTATTTGCCTTAGAAGCAGTGGGAATGGTACTTTCAATTGGGTTCCTCAACCGCGTCAACATTACAGAATTTCAAACAAGTACCAAACAAGCGATCGCATCTGTCTTAGAAAGCGATCTAGACTAA
- a CDS encoding clan AA aspartic protease: MIHGNVVGLQARMSLIILPPEGSGVEIECVIDTGFEGFLTLPPSVIATLGLPYLININANLANNSSVATDVYLATIVWNGVDRNIAALAMGRRPLIGTALLEDYHLSIDFCEGGTVLVDEIL; the protein is encoded by the coding sequence GTGATACACGGAAATGTAGTTGGACTTCAGGCAAGAATGAGTTTGATTATTCTTCCCCCAGAAGGTTCAGGTGTAGAAATCGAATGCGTTATTGATACAGGGTTTGAAGGGTTCTTAACTTTGCCGCCTTCTGTAATTGCTACTCTTGGTTTGCCTTACCTCATAAATATCAACGCCAACCTAGCTAATAATTCCAGTGTGGCAACCGATGTTTATTTAGCAACAATTGTATGGAATGGTGTTGATCGTAATATTGCAGCACTAGCAATGGGTCGCCGTCCACTTATTGGAACTGCCTTGCTTGAAGATTATCATCTCAGCATAGATTTTTGTGAGGGTGGTACGGTTCTGGTAGATGAAATTCTATAA